In one Alnus glutinosa chromosome 14, dhAlnGlut1.1, whole genome shotgun sequence genomic region, the following are encoded:
- the LOC133856654 gene encoding purple acid phosphatase 15 → MAFPRPCVFALVAITGFILNAVDGGTKIPSTLDGPFEPVTVPFDAALRGNAVDLPASDPRVQRRVEGFKPEQISVSLSADYDSVWISWITGESQIGYHIKPLDPKTISSVVRYGKMRYPLMHEATGYSLVYSQLYPFEGLQNYTSGIIHHVRLTGLNPHTLYYYRCGDPSIPAMSKIFSFKSMPISSPKNYPNRIAVIGDLGLTYNTTTTVSHLISNKPDLVLLVGDVTYANLYLTNGTGSDCYSCSFPHTPIHETYQPRWDYWARYMQNLVSKVPMMVVEGNHEIEEQAGNLTFAAYSSRFAFPSEESGSSSTFYYSFNAGGIHFIMLGAYIAYNKTADQYKWLERDLANVDRSITPWLVAVWHPPWYSSYKAHYREVECMRVAMEDLLYTHGVDIVFNGHVHAYERSNRVYNYTLDPCAPVYITVGDGGNREKMAIKHADDPGNCPDPSTTPDEYIGGFCATNFTSGPAAGKFCWDRQPEYSALRESSFGHGILEVKNETWALWTWYRNQDSRSKVGDQIYVVRQPNLCRTPQKITTHWFSAA, encoded by the exons ATGGCTTTTCCGAGGCCTTGTGTTTTCGCACTCGTCGCGATTACGGGGTTCATTTTGAACGCAGTGGACGGCGGGACGAAGATTCCGTCGACTCTGGACGGTCCGTTCGAGCCCGTGACGGTGCCGTTTGATGCGGCTCTGCGTGGCAACGCGGTGGATTTGCCGGCCTCGGACCCCAGGGTTCAGCGCCGGGTCGAAGGCTTCAAGCCCGAGCAGATTTCGGTCTCGCTCTCCGCCGATTACGACTCCGTTTGGATCTCCTGGATCACAG GTGAATCACAAATTGGCTACCACATAAAGCCATTAGACCCCAAAACTATCTCGAGTGTTGTTCGTTATGGCAAGATGAGGTATCCATTGATGCATGAAGCTACAGGCTATTCTCTTGTTTACAGTCAGCTTTATCCCTTTGAAGGTCTCCAAAATTACACTTCCGGAATCATCCATCATGTTCGTCTCACCg GGTTGAACCCACACACACTGTACTATTATCGATGTGGAGATCCATCTATACCAGCCATGAGTAAAATCTTCTCATTCAAGTCTATGCCAATTTCCAGTCCAAAGAACTATCCAAACAGAATAGCAGTTATCGGAGATCTTGGTCTTACATATAATACAACTACCACCGTCAGTCACTTGATTAGTAATAAACCTGATCTTGTTTTATTGGTTGGTGATGTTACTTATGCAAATCTATACCTCACAAATGGAACCGGGTCTGACTGTTACTCTTGCTCATTTCCACACACTCCTATACATGAGACGTATCAGCCTCGTTGGGATTACTGGGCAAG GTATATGCAGAATTTAGTGTCTAAAGTTCCAATGATGGTGGTAGAAGGGAACCATGAAATAGAAGAACAGGCTGGAAACTTGACATTTGCAGCTTATAGTTCTCGGTTTGCATTCCCATCTGAAGAAAGTGGATCTTCATCCACATTCTATTACTCCTTTAATGCAGGTGGGATACATTTTATCATGCTTGGGGCCTATATCGCGTACAATAAAACAG CGGATCAGTACAAGTGGCTAGAGAGAGACTTGGCTAATGTTGATAGATCGATAACTCCATGGCTAGTAGCTGTCTGGCACCCACCTTGGTACAGTTCTTATAAAGCTCATTATAGAGAGGTAGAGTGTATGAGGGTGGCAATGGAAGACTTGCTTTACACTCATGGTGTTGACATAGTCTTTAATGGACAT gTCCATGCTTACGAGAGGTCGAATCGCGTTTATAACTACACATTAGATCCATGTGCTCCTGTGTATATTACAGTTGGAGATGGGGGTAATCGAGAAAAGATGGCGATTAAACATGCTGATGATCCTGGCAACTGTCCAGACCCATCGACTACTCCAGACGAGTACATAGGTGGCTTTTGTGCTACAAATTTTACTTCGGGCCCAGCAGCTGGCAAGTTCTGTTGGGACCGGCAACCCGAATACAGTGCCTTAAGAGAAAGTAGCTTTGGCCATGGGATCCTAgag GTGAAGAATGAAACTTGGGCCTTGTGGACATGGTACCGAAATCAGGACTCTCGCAGCAAAGTTGGGGACCAAATCTACGTAGTAAGGCAACCTAACTTGTGTCGTACTCCTCAAAAGATAACTACTCATTGGTTTTCAGCTGCTTAA
- the LOC133856655 gene encoding uncharacterized protein LOC133856655, which yields MEGGARRLTLWDQMSAVDGGGSGEALSGLTLNDVLRSTAEKRAATPAQPASPAAPLSNRTLLDVIREQDLNARSSFKNLIESHPDHHHNGRDKKAWKSFKDKLRLKRAGAAWTSSVPIPASDIPIQNSNISDNNSRLLSLSRRNSVRFQYSPEPTQSEDDPSCSSSSSGPGFRPQITRRSSTRFGQLLASIPSESTQDGDSDSSDAAPPRVPSLRPQISRHNSTRFLSTPRQNSMYNRDAIDDDEDEDREEATSPHAPTRQLAAVLAEERALSAREAVAAQEAAEAAAAAEREVPAEDMADTEVPVPVVRMSLMDLMDYNMADEEEDEEAEEEEEEEEEEVAAVGGGGAEHNCCVCMVRHKGAAFIPCGHTFCRLCSRELMVCRGNCPLCNRFILEILDIF from the coding sequence ATGGAAGGAGGTGCGCGGAGGCTAACGCTGTGGGATCAGATGTCCGCGGTGGACGGCGGCGGTTCGGGGGAGGCGCTATCCGGCTTGACTCTAAACGACGTGCTGAGAAGCACGGCCGAGAAGCGAGCCGCCACCCCCGCTCAACCAGCTTCTCCGGCGGCTCCGCTGAGCAATCGGACCCTCCTGGACGTGATCCGAGAGCAGGACCTTAACGCCAGGTCGTCCTTCAAAAATCTCATTGAGAGCCACCCTGACCACCACCACAATGGCAGGGACAAGAAGGCTTGGAAGAGCTTCAAGGACAAGCTCCGTCTCAAGCGCGCCGGGGCTGCTTGGACCTCGTCCGTCCCTATCCCGGCCTCGGATATCCCAATACAGAATAGTAATATTAGTGACAACAATAGTAGGCTGCTTTCGCTTTCTAGGCGCAACTCGGTCCGGTTCCAGTACTCGCCCGAGCCGACCCAGTCGGAGGACGATCCGAGTTGTTCCTCGTCTTCCTCAGGTCCGGGTTTCAGGCCGCAGATCACGCGCCGGAGCTCAACCCGGTTCGGGCAGTTATTGGCTTCGATTCCGTCGGAGTCAACTCAGGACGGCGACTCGGACTCCTCCGACGCTGCTCCTCCAAGGGTTCCGAGTCTCAGACCACAAATCTCGCGCCATAACTCCACGCGCTTCCTGTCGACCCCGCGCCAGAACTCAATGTACAACAGGGACGCCATTGACGACGACGAAGACGAAGACAGGGAGGAGGCTACATCTCCGCATGCGCCTACGCGCCAACTCGCGGCGGTATTGGCGGAGGAGAGAGCGCTCTCGGCGCGTGAAGCCGTGGCCGCACAGGAAGCGGCGGAGGCGGCGGCGGCAGCGGAGAGAGAAGTACCGGCGGAAGATATGGCGGATACGGAGGTGCCAGTGCCGGTGGTGAGGATGTCGTTGATGGACCTGATGGACTATAACATGGCGGACGAGGAAGAAGACGAGGAGGctgaagaggaggaggaggaggaggaggaggaagttgCGGCAGTAGGAGGGGGAGGAGCGGAGCACAACTGCTGCGTATGCATGGTGCGGCATAAAGGTGCGGCGTTTATACCGTGTGGCCACACTTTCTGCAGGCTGTGCTCCCGGGAGCTCATGGTCTGCAGGGGTAACTGCCCTCTCTGCAACCGTTTCATCTTGGAAATCCTTGACattttctaa